The Nycticebus coucang isolate mNycCou1 chromosome 5, mNycCou1.pri, whole genome shotgun sequence genome window below encodes:
- the LOC128586357 gene encoding U6 snRNA-associated Sm-like protein LSm3, translated as MADDVDQQQTTNTVEEPLDLIRLSLDERIYVKMRNDQELWGRLHAYDQHLNMILGDVEETVTTIEIDEETYEEIYKSTKQNIPMLFVRGDGVVLVAPPLRVG; from the coding sequence ATGGCGGACGACGTGGACCAGCAACAAACTACCAACACTGTAGAGGAGCCTCTGGATCTTATCAGGCTCAGCCTGGATGAGCGAATTTATGTGAAAATGAGAAATGACCAAGAGCTTTGGGGCAGATTACATGCTTATGATCAAcatttaaatatgatattgggaGATGTGGAAGAAACTGTAACTACTATAGAAATTGATGAAGAAACATATGAAGAGATATATAaatcaacaaaacagaatattccAATGCTTTTTGTCCGAGGAGATGGCGTTGTCCTGGTTGCCCCTCCATTGAGAGTTGGCTGA